Proteins encoded within one genomic window of Mesobacillus subterraneus:
- a CDS encoding aliphatic sulfonate ABC transporter substrate-binding protein has protein sequence MKKAILILTMLFTAAMVLAGCGSSGSSTTSAGKEKIVIGYFPNINHVPAMIAKEKGYFEQQLGDGTTIEYKTFAEGGSFMTALKTGEIDAGLVGPGPAMNNFSTGADVKIIAGASTGGTVVLARKGVEINSVEDFAGKTFITPGVGCTHDVQYETYLEAEGITSQRIGGTMKHLTGQPAQYAAMLKSGKVDIAVAPEPWAAVIEKETGAEVVIGWDEVSFGETLPASVMVTSGKLIEEKPETVQKIIDAHKDAVKFINENPAEAQEITIKDIKETTGQELEKDVVELAWGRIGFTHEVDAQAIQEFSDSSYALKFLKDKPDFKTLIDRSFLD, from the coding sequence ATGAAAAAGGCTATCTTAATTTTAACAATGTTGTTTACAGCTGCGATGGTACTCGCCGGGTGCGGTTCAAGCGGTTCATCGACAACGTCAGCAGGCAAGGAAAAAATCGTCATCGGCTACTTCCCGAACATCAACCACGTACCCGCAATGATAGCAAAAGAAAAAGGATACTTTGAGCAGCAGCTTGGCGATGGAACTACGATTGAGTATAAAACATTCGCTGAAGGCGGTTCTTTCATGACTGCCCTGAAAACGGGTGAAATTGATGCTGGCCTTGTAGGACCAGGACCGGCGATGAACAATTTCTCAACTGGTGCTGATGTGAAAATCATCGCTGGCGCATCCACTGGCGGTACAGTGGTATTGGCTAGAAAAGGAGTCGAGATCAACTCAGTTGAAGACTTCGCAGGCAAGACATTCATTACACCAGGAGTAGGCTGCACACATGATGTTCAATATGAAACATACCTTGAAGCAGAGGGAATCACATCACAACGAATCGGCGGAACAATGAAACATCTTACTGGCCAGCCGGCACAATACGCAGCAATGCTGAAGTCAGGCAAGGTGGATATCGCAGTAGCACCTGAACCATGGGCTGCGGTAATTGAAAAAGAAACAGGAGCAGAAGTCGTCATCGGATGGGATGAAGTTTCCTTCGGCGAAACACTTCCTGCATCCGTAATGGTCACTTCCGGAAAATTGATCGAGGAAAAACCAGAAACTGTCCAGAAGATTATTGACGCACATAAAGATGCTGTGAAATTCATTAACGAAAACCCAGCTGAAGCACAGGAAATCACGATTAAAGACATAAAAGAAACAACAGGGCAAGAGCTTGAAAAGGATGTAGTCGAACTGGCATGGGGGCGAATTGGTTTTACCCATGAAGTCGATGCACAGGCAATCCAGGAATTCTCAGAT